The genomic region gtggaccaaacaagcgACAGTTATATAACtgtcagaatgaatgaatgaatgaatgaatgaataaataaataaataaataaataaataaataaataaataaaatgtattattttgtaaagtCCTTGTTGGTAAATTAGTTTGATTTAAACCTACATGGAACACAGAAGGGataaaatgatcaaatacatgtatttaattataatttccTTTATCCTTCCCACTTTTAAAGAtgcaataaaagtgtgtgtggacgtgtgaTTCTCTCTTGACTTACACTCTGATGAGCCTCAGGGTGATGCTCAGGTCAAACTCGTGACCCCCTCaaccccccctcctcccaccatcatcatcatcatcagaggcAGAACTTAAAGATGCTTTCTCCCCCTCTAATCTCTCTCTTTTGCAGCTTGTAGTCGTAGAGTAGAGTTAGATGTAATTTCCTCCGGGCAGCTTCAATCCCGTCAGATTTGTTAGAGTAAAGAAAGTGACTCAAAGTGACCATGAATAAGTTTTCACCTGAGGAGACAAAGAAGAGACGAGATTTTATTCCTTACTTTCtaggatttgttttatttttatactgcGTGGTTCATCTCGTTTCATTCACAGCAACAAGTGCAGCTCAGGAAACTCACTCGGCAAGGATCCGTCGGGCTCTTGGTAAGGAAATCATCATCATATGTGTGACACTTCGCTCCTATTtgtactgttgttgtttgttttgtttctttaaaacaaacaacaacaacaactttagtTGTTAATCAAATTATCGTGTCATTATAAACGTCACGGCTCATTTTAATGTCACGCAGATGAATCGGTTGTGGTTCTGccacagtgacagtgttttCTCTGGTGAGCCACAAGTTTAATTGCCATGAAATACCGTGGAAATGACATTACAAGCTGAACCCACAGCAACAGGCTGAGTGTGTGCTGTAGCAGTGACGTGCACGGGAATTCCAGGGGGTAGGGCACCCGTTAATTGTTAATGAGttgaaaaagtgaaaagtcacactcagtatgtttaaattatattagaaaaaaatgcaataattgTGTGATGGTGACTAAAACtggatttttaaaatataaataatataaaataaccaAGTTGAATTTCTCAAACACCCAAATAAAGCGATCGGGAGTCTAACTACTATTGCATGTTTATCTAAAGTTGGACCAGGATCAGACTCAACCCTTGCGagggctgacaatatgggtcccgaGTGAGTTTGCCCTTGGTTTCTAACGAAATGTAACTATGGGTTGGATGCAGGAATTATGACCCATAGGTACGTTTTTAAAATAGGTGCCCACTAGCCTATTGGTACCTTAAATGTGTCGCCATCAAGTAGCTTCCATGAGGTTTCCACAGGCAGTACACTTAGTGGTTAAAGCATTGTACTTTGGTGTGATCGACACAGGTTTGACTACTGCATTAGGcctttacacatttttttaatgttattatctACAACTTACTGCCTcgccctgttttttttgttttagccctaaccctaacctcaataACACTTGTGCTTAGTTGTGTTGAAAAATACCAGTGTGCTAAAAACATACCTATGGGCCATATTCTAAAAATGTACCCATGCCTCGTATTCTAAAAACTTAGCTAAGGGTcatatgtgtaaatgtgtaaaggCCTAATGCCTTGTATTATAAAAACTTAGCTATGGGTTTTATTCAGCCAAAACGACCTATAGTTATgcttcagttggaggacaggttgtcCAGTTGAGAACATGGACGCAAACTCAACTCAGGCTAGTTATTGTTAGCCGTTATTAGCAATACCAGTAGCTAACAATGCTCTACATAGTACAAAGTGTTTTAACTATTGACACAGTAGAAAAAGGCATCAGTGACAGAAACGTGGTGAGGATAGGGACTGATTTTATGCTCTCGCAGctgaaacatttaatattttaaagttaatggaTGTTAAGAAGACTCGGAAATGGCacttgacatgctaacaactagctgcaACTGCCTAGTAGTAACTTGCTGAAAGGGGGcgtatcgccacctagtgtactGGAGGGGGACACACTGCTAAGCACACTCTGGGACAACCGTACACTCAAGCAGATTTAATAGGTTGAGTCATCAAGTTTCTCAAATGCAATATGGAATTAGAAAactaatgtgttgttgtgtgtgtgtgtgtgtgttctcagagAATGAGAGTGAGTGCATCTCACCGCAGTCCTCAGAGTTTCCCGAAGCCTTCTTCACGCTGCAGGAGAGGAAGGACGGAGGCCTCGTCATTCACTTCTTGCTCATCTTCTTCATGCTTCTGGCTGTGGCCATAGTCTGCGACGATTACTTTCTGCCGTCTTTAGAAGTCATCAGTGAACGTAAGTGACaggaaaatatcacatttgactACAGAATCTATGTCGTCTCACCTACTGACTTTAATACCACATTATATGTTTGACCTATACTATACTTCCTTTTTTCATATAAACCCAAATATTCCACAAttatgttgggttttttttccatgtcatGTGACACACCAAGTCCAAACCAAAGTCAAACAGGAGAACAACTCTAGAGGAGAAACTGATACCTCTTTGTACTGGATGTCagtttttcagatttttatttttcacattttagtgCTTCTTATATTCAGTATATAAAAACGccagttttattgtattttagagctcttttagttttaatatttgttttttttttatacagacaTAATTATTTAGacatttataataatgtaataaatgtaaataaatgttatgtGATCCAGTGACTTTAAACTAATGTCAAATTGTATTACAGCCCTGTACAAACATGACGATACACTACTTTTATATGTTCAGAAGGATACTTGATATTATACTAAACAGTCATGTAATGGTGTGTCTCTCAGGTTTAGGACTGTCTCAGGATGTGGCAGGAGCCACTTTCATGGCAGCTGGGAGTTCTGCACCAGAGCTGGTCACTGCCTTTCTAGGTaatttttccattactgtgaAAATAATGACAGGAAGTTCAgttcaaagttgttttttttttttcctaagtGTACATTTGGCAAAACACCTGAATTCACTATTCTGGCTATTCGATGATatagttctagcactacttggaCCAACTCGACtcgtttcttttgttttcttttgcatttccattagtgatagtacctcaTTCCTGGAGCTTACGAGCGCGACATTCGttacaagaatcaaaccaaccattttttaaaaaaattaaaaaacggCGAAAGAGTTAAAGCCACAGACCGAGCAGCAAGTACATCACATCGGTTTCGCTTCCATAGCATTACTATAAAACATCATCAAGGCCTGAAGGCTGTTTTTGCCAAATTTAATGTTGGTCTGATCCAGTCAGGGCACGAAAAGTGTAAAACATGTAACTTCCTGTTGCCAGCAGGTGGTGCAATAACTGCGACTCTACTCTGTCTTTACGCTTGTCGTGTGTTAGGTGTGTTTGTGACAAAGGGAGACATTGGCGTCAGCACCATCGTGGGATCAGCCGTTTACAACCTGCTGGGAATCTGTGGCGCCTGTGGACTCTTGGCCTCGATGGTACACTATCACAAACATTCGTACAAGTCCTCTGAGAGTTTGTGTACATTATGTGTTTTCTGGGCCGTAAACAATTTGCTTTCGCCTCCTTTATCAGGCAGGGCGACTCACCTGCTGGCCACTGTTCAGGGACTGCCTGGCATATGGCAtcagtgttgctgctgttattgcGATCATATCTGATAACAAGGTGTACTGGTGAGTGTGCGTGTTTCTGACTCAACATCACAATATCGTCACGGCCACCGAAGTGTTTACAAGGTTGCAGTAAAAGGCCTCGTTAGTTCTCGCTGTTTATTGGCGTCCTGTGACACTGAGGACAACAAATGAAAATAGATCACAAAACAACTGACGGTTCAGCGCGTTGACCCCTCTGATCATACACTTCACTCGCATCATAAACACTGTGACTGGAGAGGCTGCCGATGTTTATACATTTCTACGTGCACAGGAGCAGGGCTGAACAGAAGGAGAACGAGCGGATAGAGAGGTCAGCTGAGCTGTGAGCGTGTGGctttgtgttacagcagcaataaataagaacaacattcaaactgcaacaaaaaaaacgaacCAAACATGACTGAATCCGACTGTGCAAAGAAAGATGAGATGactaaagtttaaaaaacaccCAGAAACAGTCACATCGCTTTTCACCCTTTAAAACCTTATTTCAAAAACTGTCAATTTGATAGGTATTACCAGAGATTGTGACCCTGTTTTGGAAAATGGAATTTGCTCAGGTGTTGCCATGAGGCCGAGAACCTGTACATCGGTCACAGAATGACACCAGACATACAGTAGTTCCATGTACTGAAGCAGAAAGTAAAGTTCAAACGTTATGTGTAGTAAGTGGATGTTTGGGTTCTAGAGACTCGGTCAGGTCACTGTATATAAAGTCTTAATGAAGTCAATTAGGAAGTAAACATATcatgaatagccaccagggggcgactgcaTAGGTTGTAAAAAAGAACTATGGGAAAGTCTATGGGAGTATGAGCTAAATAGGCGGTATAGTGGAAGTTCCTCATCTTTAAACAATGAGTCGGTTTGGGAAAAACCTTAACAAGGATACGTTCCAAGCAGAGGAATGAAAAGGTAAAGCTCTGTATGTTTTGTCGACAGGTACGACGCGGCCGCGCTGCTGCTGGTCTACGCCGTCTACATCGTGGTCCTGTGCTTTGACCTCCGCATCAGCGAGTTTGTCCTGAGGAAGCTGAGTCCCTGCTGCACGTGTCTGGCTAAAGAATCCGAGGGGAAGAACGAGACGCAGCATCTGATCGACTGGAACGACGACACCAGTCTGCGAAACATGGTCCGCTCCAGGACGGACAGCGGCATCTTCCAGGACGACTCTGGATACTCGCACCTGTCCCTCAGCCTGCACAACCTCAATGACATTCCTGGAGGTACAGTGCATTTAATAGTGGCAGACGTCTGACGTCATACACATTATTCTGACGGTTAATGACCCGTTTTTCTTCTGCTTGCAATCTAGCGGAGCATAAGAGCGTATTTGCTGTGCCGGAAAACGACCTGAAACGCATCCTCTGGGTTCTGTCTCTCCCCATCATCACGCTGCTCTTCCTTACCATCCCTGACTGCAGGAGAAGGTTCTGGAAACAGTGGTTTATGATAACTTTCCTCATGTCTGCCGTGTGGATCTCAGCTTTCACATATGTGCTGGTGTGGATGGTCACCATTGTCGGTAAGATTTTAGTTGCgcaacttttggtgatttttgacgCCGATGATGTTATTATGTTAGCATGGGACACTGATGAGGTCACTAGAGCATCACTCGAGTGTCTTTTTCCAGTTTGGTCCGACCGCCTGCGCTTGATAAAACGTTGACTTTTCGCGTTTTTAAGCGGTTTCCATTGGGAGTCTGTTGGTGTTTTGCCGGGAGCTCGTTGTTTGTTGAAACATTCCTGCATTTCAAACTCTGACTCACGTGTTACTCACTGGACCTCAGCCATAGATGTTTACCCCGAGGCATACGGGAGTTCACATGATCACAGCCTTTAGATTTTCGTGTAAAAATCCGACCCAACTGGAGCTCACGTACGTCAGTCTACAGGCCTTTGTAGTCTCATTGTTTAAGTCACATTCTCTGTTCAGTTATTGGCATTGAAAATCTTTAACACGCGGAACCTTTAACCATAACGGTCTGCAGTTTTAACTTTGCAATCTGTACATTCCCTTTAAGCTCCTTCCGTTTAGTTACGAGGGTAAACTCGGCCCATCACTCCCCGGCCTTTGTGGATCACAagtgtttgaaaaaaagagTCTGATTCGCAGAGTAGAATCACATGTTGGTCTGCTGGCTAATTCCATAGATTCCATTGTCTTGGAAAGTTAAGAGGGGGTGTTATTGTAGCGCCAGTGGGCCATGTGCTTACCCAACCACAGGATTACAGCCTGCTTCACCCCGCAGGAAGCAGTCATGTGAATGGGGGTGAGGGGGTGGGGTGGTGCATGTGGACACAGGCAtgagagcagcagcatcacccaccctcactccctccctccctccctccctccctccatccatccacgGCTGAGATGTAGAATATATAACCGATCTAAGATCAGGCTAAGAGCAACAACTTCATCATGTGACGGTGTTCGCTGGACTGAAGTATAATGAGATTATTATCCTGTAGTCGTCAGATTGGCTCACATGGAAGGAAGGTTTAGTGTTATGAAAAGGGCAGGCATGAGACCCAACAGGTACAACTCAGAAGGAATGTGACCcagaaacattacattacattacatgtcatttagcagacgtttTATAACAAGAAACACACCAATACCACAcgtttcctgcttttttttgtctgtgtttagtgTGTACTGTTATTACAATGTGATCGATGCTGTGACCATGGCAAGAAAACATGGTGTTGATATATTTACTTGGCAatatgctgcgttccatttacaacGCAAGTTGGAGTTGAGAATtcgaaaaaaaagcaaacattccTTGGGCTATTGTTGGTAAGACGACACAATAACAATGTTCTACAGGCGTGGTTAGAAATTGATGTTGCTCCTAGTTCCCCTGAGTTGAAAATCTGAGGTCAGGAACACCCCGTGTAATTAGAAATTACGATATAGTCACACTCCGCTTACCTGACTCGCCTCGATGTGCCTGGAGAGAGGTGAATCTGATGTCATGTCGGTATCTTCTCTGCACAGGTGAGACCCTCGGCATCCCCGACACAGTGATGGGACTGACTTTGCTCGCTGCTGGGACCAGTATACCCGACACCATTGCCAGTGTCATGGTGGCCAGAGAAGGTAAACAATCACAATCAGTCCTGTGTGTATACAAGTCTGGGCTGTCAAAGTAATTCATCATACAGTTGAGATTCATGTATAGAAACCCTTTACAGTTGGAAGGCCAAACCTATCAATCATCGTGTATTGTATTGTTCTTACATTATTTTAGCTTTaatatagtaaaataataactttaaGTTGTATCTTTTGCTGTAATTAAACCTTTATTGTCTAGGAAATGATAACTAGAGTGATACATAAAGCTAACTTTCTGCATAGCTGCTGTCTTTACAGACAATTGTTGATAACTTTAAGGACCAAGAGAGCATTGAGTCATATTTAgattaatatatatacacaagtgCCTTATTCTAAATACAAGTCTGGTGAGCCAAATTAAACCTTTGGAGGGCCAACTTGGGCCCCACTTTGAGCAGTCCTGGTAAAAAGCTAATCTATTCATCAGCAACACATGGGATAGgatttattaaatgaataacCTTCAATCCATTAGTCAGGAACACTCTCTGGTTGAAATATACCAGTTGATTTCATCATCTATAGAAACTCAATACTGAAAAAAATACTTGTTTTCTGTTAACCAGGGAAAGCCGACATGGCCATGTCTAACATAGTGGGCTCTAACGTGTTCGACATGCTCTGTCTGGGTCTACCTTGGTTCATCAAGACCGCCTTCGTGGACACCAACAACCCCGTGGAGGTCAACAGCAACGGACTGCTCTTCACGTCCGCCACACTCCTGCTTTCCATCGTCTTCATATTCGTAGCCGTTCACGTGAACGGGTGGAAGTTAGACTGGAAGTTGGGAATCGTCTCGCTCATCTGCTACGTCCTCTTCGCCACCTTGTCCATCCTGTACGCGTTGGGAATTATCGGGAATAATCCCATTAAACTATGCAGTGACTGAGGTCGGACTTCTGTCACGCTGAAGAGATATTTTGAAAGACTCGGTTAAAAggctgagaaagaaaaaagctaaGCCTATAAATCTTCAAATGTCAGGTTGAGGAGGTCACACTTGGTGCTCATCACATCTTTAAAAGAGAATGATCTCTGGTAAATTTCCACCTGTGGTGAAATATTACTGACAGAGATCATTTTTACATGGGTTTTGAAGGATTCAGGCTGGTGTGTTACATACATTGAAGACCTGTTATCAAGCCCCAAGATGTTTTCCTTCTGACTCAACGTCCATAAATGGAAACCGTGCTGTTCCGGGATCGACTGCCAACctcaaataaatgtataaactgTCATGtcagtgacaacaacaaaaaaaaaaggtgtaaattTAACTAATTTGGCCTTGTCcttttgaagtgtgtgaacGGATTAAAACAGAAGAGGCATCATCATCTAGTGCATTCTGATAAGCTTTTATGAGCGAGTCCTTATTGCCCGTGGAGGTGAAATGAGCCATAAATAGTGAGAAAACTAACAAAATTTTCCACTTGCCTTTAGTTACCTAAAGACAAAAAGTGGTTCATAATTAACTCTCCAAAgcttatttattaatatttattattcttcCTGTTTGAACACTTGCCTACATTTACATGATACCAATAAAATCTACAGAACTTTGATCCCTGGAAATTTGAAAACCTTATAAAACGTTACAAATTGAAACAAGGCCCATAATAATATATTACTTAACTGTTTAACGTGTTTATGACAaagtaacaaaacaaagattttaaatatttgtctaTTAAAGCATCTCTATATCTACCAATATACCGATATTTTCTGGTATTTAGTTTGTGTCTGATAATTCTATTCTGTTTTCACTTCTTTtgtaatttattacatttaccCAGCTTTCAAAGAGGCCACCGTGTGGCAGTGTTGAGCAGAAGTACAACAACGTCCCACCTCTGCTTTACACAATGGGAAGAACTTTTTTGGCCTGACATCTTTACAACCATCcgatttaaaaattaaaaagtttaTTTGATCAAATAAATTGCCTGACAACTTAAAAAGGGGTTTtacaaaacaaagataaaacagcTATGATGTACGGTTCACATAAACTATAACATGATGTTGAAACAGTGGACAGATATGAtgtagttgtgtttttaaaacaaaacaaaagctcaGTGGCAAAAAAAAGGGCTGAATGTGGAAGTGTGTTAGAATGACTTCTACAAA from Solea solea chromosome 5, fSolSol10.1, whole genome shotgun sequence harbors:
- the slc24a5 gene encoding sodium/potassium/calcium exchanger 5, whose protein sequence is MNKFSPEETKKRRDFIPYFLGFVLFLYCVVHLVSFTATSAAQETHSARIRRALENESECISPQSSEFPEAFFTLQERKDGGLVIHFLLIFFMLLAVAIVCDDYFLPSLEVISERLGLSQDVAGATFMAAGSSAPELVTAFLGVFVTKGDIGVSTIVGSAVYNLLGICGACGLLASMAGRLTCWPLFRDCLAYGISVAAVIAIISDNKVYWYDAAALLLVYAVYIVVLCFDLRISEFVLRKLSPCCTCLAKESEGKNETQHLIDWNDDTSLRNMVRSRTDSGIFQDDSGYSHLSLSLHNLNDIPGAEHKSVFAVPENDLKRILWVLSLPIITLLFLTIPDCRRRFWKQWFMITFLMSAVWISAFTYVLVWMVTIVGETLGIPDTVMGLTLLAAGTSIPDTIASVMVAREGKADMAMSNIVGSNVFDMLCLGLPWFIKTAFVDTNNPVEVNSNGLLFTSATLLLSIVFIFVAVHVNGWKLDWKLGIVSLICYVLFATLSILYALGIIGNNPIKLCSD